One genomic window of Manihot esculenta cultivar AM560-2 chromosome 16, M.esculenta_v8, whole genome shotgun sequence includes the following:
- the LOC110602900 gene encoding transcription factor MYB87, with protein MGRAPCCDKANVKRGPWSAEEDATLKNYLQKHGTGGNWISLPRKAGLKRCGKSCRLRWLNYLRPDIKHGGFTEEEDDLICSLYSSMGSRWSVIASRLPGRTDNDVKNYWNTKLKKKMLEGKLDAKKSSKIRNKIDISINNCNDPVVQFSAFSVPESETYNPGNSSPCFSAYSTTLPPLMEMGSFQQCCDPQFQGLILNQTQFPISSFMEVPSFGTSGCDSYSVSSSHQEASSLVPSDSNRYSISSGNGSLVKDNGFEFLYDELLNDLGFQGKFSPEVAPFLGNN; from the exons ATGGGAAGAGCCCCATGTTGTGATAAAGCTAACGTGAAGAGAGGACCATGGTCTGCTGAGGAAGACGCCACTCTCAAGAACTATCTTCAAAAACATGGCACTGGTGGCAATTGGATTTCTTTGCCTCGCAAAGCAG GCCTTAAAAGATGTGGCAAGAGTTGTCGTTTAAGATGGTTGAATTATCTGAGACCAGACATCAAGCATGGAGGCTTtacagaagaagaagatgacctTATCTGTTCCCTCTATAGTAGCATGGGAAGTAG GTGGTCTGTTATAGCCTCGCGGCTGCCGGGAAGGACAGACAACGATGTTAAGAACTACTGGAACACCAAGTTAAAGAAAAAGATGTTGGAAGGAAAGCTTGATGCAAAGAAAAGCAGCAAAATCAGAAACAAAATTGATATATCCATTAACAACTGTAATGATCCTGTGGTACAATTTTCAGCTTTCTCCGTTCCAGAATCTGAAACTTATAATCCTGGAAATTCATCACCTTGCTTCAGTGCATATTCTACCACCTTGCCACCTCTCATGGAGATGGGCAGTTTCCAACAATGTTGCGATCCACAATTTCAAGGGCTGATTCTGAACCAGACCCAATTTCCTATTTCAAGTTTTATGGAAGTTCCAAGTTTTGGGACATCTGGGTGTGACAGTTACAGCGTATCATCGTCTCATCAGGAAGCTTCAAGCCTAGTGCCTTCGGACAGCAACCGTTACTCCATAAGCTCAGGCAATGGAAGCCTAGTAAAAGACAATGGATTTGAGTTTCTTTATGATGAGCTGCTTAATGATCTTGGTTTTCAAGGAAAATTTAGTCCTGAAGTTGCTCCATTTTTAGGTAACAACTAA